The following DNA comes from Castor canadensis chromosome 15, mCasCan1.hap1v2, whole genome shotgun sequence.
tattcatatgtgcatataatgtttgggtcatttctcccccttcccccctgccccctcctttacctaccccgccccttccctctcccctcctactcccttgctaccaggcagaacaTAGAGAACTTTTAGatgtattttctaaatatagCTATTATCTTTAAATGATACaataatgcatatataaatatgtgtagaACTTTtaatctttcattattttctgagaAACTGTTCCTAGTTTTCCATTTTTGGCTTCAGAACTTATATTTTAGAAGCTTAGTCAGAGATCTGATGTTAACATATAAtgaattcaatttaaaatttaaaaaaaaattggtccTGCTTATTAAACTATCAAAattaaactattttcatcatcacaactttttttttcttttattattcatatgtgcatacaaggcttggttcatttctcccccctgcccccaccccctcccttaccacccactccagccccctccctctcccccccaccccctcaatacccagcagaaactattttgcccttatctctaattttgttgtagagagagtataagcaataataggaaggaacaaggggttttgctggttgagataaggatagctatacagggcattgactcacattgatttcctgtgcgtgggtgttaccttctaggttaattctttttgatctaaccttttctctagttcctggtccccttttcctattggcctcagttgctttaaggtatctgcttttaatattatttcttcatGGAGGTAGTTCTCCCAGAAACTGAAGGAGATTGGTACCAGCAGACATTATGTTAGGAATGCCACCTTGTGGTCAGGAGTAGCCTACTACACTAACAAGTCCTTCCAGTGGCAACttttaattcagaaataaaacatcCAGTAAATTCACAAATATAAATCATAAAGTCTACTGCTACCACATAGGAATACAAATTAAATATGTCTGCATGGGGGTAGGTGCCAAAGAGTCCATGGAAAAGAGAGACAATAGACAAACTAAATAGGAAGGGACTTCAAATACTACAGGAGTAAACAACTGTATGCAAACATACAACTATTATGTTATATAAATGTACTTTTATTAAGACTAATTAAACACTCTTAATTTTGGAAAACCTTTCTCTTGGAAATaggcaaatttatttttatatccatGACTGTTGCATCCTAAATTTAAACATTGTCTGGATTTTCAAACTTCATCACCCTAACTATAAACCTTTAAAGTGAAGGCACTATTAGCTATCTAATTTGGACAGTGTGGGAAACACATAATTACAGTCCAAAAAAAGAGTTTGAAAAGGGTTAAAATACTGGCCCTACTCTTAATAGATGAGCTTATTACCTCTTCCACACAAGTTAGTTATTTTGAGTAGTCAATTAAGTTTCAAGTCAATAATGGTTATATAGATGTAGTACTTAAAGATTATGGTTAGATGTTTTTAATAGTCAAATTGATCAGATATTTTTGGTCTGCTTAAAAGTGGGGGTGAAGGAGAATATATCCCTCATGCACACAAAGCAAAGCATGATAGCACAAGGTTCCATGCACTATGCTGCAATTTGTCATTTCTACAGTGAGGATCTTAGGAGGTACAGCACAGGTACAACCATCAGTACTAGAGATAAGGGTGTTGAATTTCCAAAAGTTAACAGATACACATACAGACATTTACATATGAACAAAATGCTATTGTGCTCCAAATCAACTTTCGGTATTATTGCATGCATATCACCAGGAAAAATATTCTACTCAGAAAACTTTACTATGAATTGATTTTGGATTCGTTTTTCCACATGACTCTTCAGGACATTCAAGTCAGCTGCACAAACCTGGTACTCCATCTtctcttgctgtttcattctctcTAATAAAGCCCCATGTGGTGGAGGTAATGCATTGTATGAACCCAGTAAATAAAGCTGACTTGATGAAGTTTGGTTGATTTCTTCAATCTTTAAAGCCTGCATGACAGCAGGTGCAAACTTTGAGTAATGAGCTGTATATGAAATAATCACAGGGCAAGTTTTGTCTTGCATTCTGTCTGCAACCACTTTTGCAACAGCAGTGTGTGGATCCAAAATATACCCTGAAGTATTGTAGGTGGATCTAATAGCTTCTAGGCACTCTTCCTCAGAGCACCAGTCAGCTACAAAATCCTGCTGAAGTTTCTCAACTAGAATCTTTTCTATTTGGAAGTGATGCTGATTTTCTAACTGATTAAATAATTTTGTCATTAATTGTCCATCTTTATTAGCCACCAAGTATAAGTGCCGCTCCAGGTTTGAAGGTTTGAGAATATCTATTGATGGCGAAAAGGTTTGTGCTAATTTCCTTTCCCTTAGATCATAATGTCCTGTTTTTATAAAATCAGTCAAAACATGGTTCTGATTAGAGGCACAGATAAATTTTCGAATAGGGATCCCCATCATTTTGGCATATACTGCTGCTAATATGTTACCAAAGTTTCCTGTGGGAATACAAACATCTACTGGgcttccaaaagaaataaatcctTGGCTAACAAGATCAAGATATGCGGAAGCATGATAAACTACCTGGGGAAGCAATCGGCCCCAGTTTATGGAATTAGCTGAACTTAAGATTGTTCCATATTCCACAGTGAGAAAGCCAGTAAAATCagaatctttaaaaattctttttacagCTGTCTGGCAAAAATCAAAATCTGACTCAACACCCACTACCCATCCATTTTCTCTCTGACTACCAACTATTTGTGCTTTTTGAAAATCACTAACTCCATTCTCAGGAAAAAATGTGACCACACCTATTCTTTGTTTGTCATTCTTATTGAGACGACTAAAACCATTTAAGACTGCACTCCCTGTGTCTCCAGAAGTAGCTACAAGTATCATATAATTGCAGTTTGGTGGGATACAGTGTGCAAAAATATGAGGCATAAGCTGTAAAGACAAATCTTTAAATGATCCTGTTGGTCCATGGAACAACTCCAGGATGAACTGGTTACCTGAAAGGTGCCTGACAGGGGCAATTTTTGAGCAGGCAAAGTTCTCCCCATAAGCGGTTTCAATCATTTCTCCCAGCCTGGCAGCAGGTATGTCTGCAGGATGTATACACCTTTCCAAAAGTATTTGTGCTTTTTCTATGTAGGTTGCTCCTACTAGGCTTTTCCACTCTCCACAGTTGAATTTTGGGAACTCCTTTTCAGGAACAAAGAGTCCCCCATCTGAAGCCAACCCCTCAATCACAGCTTCGCTGAAGAATTTTGTTGAAACTTTCTGTTCACACTCCTTAGGGTAAACATGCCTTGTTGAAATGAATGTTTCGGAATCCACATCTTGGTATCTTTTGACTGCATCCAACACTTTGTCAGCTATCTTCTCCGGGGAAGTCCCACTTTCGCAAAACACTCGGGCATCATACCATTTCTTATAATACTGTCTTCTAAATTTAAGCAAGTCTTTCATAGGTGTTCCAAAATTCTGACCTACAATCCTATCTATCTTCATGGATTGTAGACGACTAATTATATCTGTAAGAGGTACATCGAGGTATATAATGATTCCATTTTTCTTCAGATGCCACATGCTAGCATCATGCATGGGATTGGACCCAGTAAGGGAAATCACACTTCCAGATGCAGACAAGTTTAACAcagcttttccttcctcttctaaaAACTGCTCATTACCAACATCCTGCAATTTTTCAGACACACTCATATTCCAGGTTTTTTCCAGTATATCATCATCCACATCTATGACACAACAACCTAGTTTCTGACCTATTATTCTGCCTATGGTTGTTTTCCCAGCGCCAGGAGGGCCCATCAGGATAATATTTTTGTCTCCAATAAGAGAGTATGTTGAATGCCATGACTTCCTTAATTCTGCAAGTGCAAAGGTTCTTGAAAAAAACAGCTGTGCATGTTTATCCGTTTTAACATGAATACTAGAAAAACATTTTACTGTTATCTGTTTCAGGTGTTGATATCTGTTTAAGTGGAGCATTCTCGTTTCACTTTTCTGCCCAAGCCAACCTAAGAACTGGCTTTTGCCTTTTTcaagacataaaaacaaaaaagacatttggTTACTTATTTCAACAAACTTAAAATCCTGATAGGATTGACTATAG
Coding sequences within:
- the Thnsl1 gene encoding threonine synthase-like 1, producing the protein MLHLNRYQHLKQITVKCFSSIHVKTDKHAQLFFSRTFALAELRKSWHSTYSLIGDKNIILMGPPGAGKTTIGRIIGQKLGCCVIDVDDDILEKTWNMSVSEKLQDVGNEQFLEEEGKAVLNLSASGSVISLTGSNPMHDASMWHLKKNGIIIYLDVPLTDIISRLQSMKIDRIVGQNFGTPMKDLLKFRRQYYKKWYDARVFCESGTSPEKIADKVLDAVKRYQDVDSETFISTRHVYPKECEQKVSTKFFSEAVIEGLASDGGLFVPEKEFPKFNCGEWKSLVGATYIEKAQILLERCIHPADIPAARLGEMIETAYGENFACSKIAPVRHLSGNQFILELFHGPTGSFKDLSLQLMPHIFAHCIPPNCNYMILVATSGDTGSAVLNGFSRLNKNDKQRIGVVTFFPENGVSDFQKAQIVGSQRENGWVVGVESDFDFCQTAVKRIFKDSDFTGFLTVEYGTILSSANSINWGRLLPQVVYHASAYLDLVSQGFISFGSPVDVCIPTGNFGNILAAVYAKMMGIPIRKFICASNQNHVLTDFIKTGHYDLRERKLAQTFSPSIDILKPSNLERHLYLVANKDGQLMTKLFNQLENQHHFQIEKILVEKLQQDFVADWCSEEECLEAIRSTYNTSGYILDPHTAVAKVVADRMQDKTCPVIISYTAHYSKFAPAVMQALKIEEINQTSSSQLYLLGSYNALPPPHGALLERMKQQEKMEYQVCAADLNVLKSHVEKRIQNQFIVKFSE